Proteins encoded by one window of Coriobacteriia bacterium:
- a CDS encoding PDZ domain-containing protein, whose protein sequence is PQPAYQTPPAPARPPAPPVPPLAPPAPPYASEQAEPFGEQPLPVCDYTTESDEPCEEPAQEKRWAGASVVIAAALGAIVGGVFVAGTLVWVVGMLPGMRSPLAARTTSASTVQSVTISPSAIGTGTAEVVATKVVPSVVNIKLRQQVTNPYTGAVSTRSAGNGSGVIIRSDGYVLTNNHVIEGADDVLVTVGLEDKPAKVIGIDPSTDLAVLKIEGTDYPAIEMGSSKDLRVGQFVMAVGSPFGLEKTVTSGIISALQRSEQVQAGYNDLTTYTNLIQTDAAINPGNSGGALVDELGRLVGVNTLIQSPSGGVGAAQSAGIGFAIPADFAASIAEQLISTGKASHPYMGVTTQTIDERIAEQYQLPVKNGAIVAFVQPDGPADKAGVAAGDIITSIGDTQIGSVADTFAAIRAHKIGDTVTVEAMRDETARTFQVTLGSDAAPQ, encoded by the coding sequence CCGCAGCCCGCATACCAGACGCCGCCTGCGCCTGCCCGGCCCCCCGCGCCACCGGTACCACCGCTCGCGCCACCCGCCCCGCCGTACGCGAGCGAGCAGGCCGAGCCGTTCGGCGAGCAGCCGCTCCCGGTGTGCGACTACACCACCGAGAGCGACGAGCCGTGTGAGGAACCGGCGCAGGAAAAGCGCTGGGCGGGTGCGTCCGTCGTCATCGCGGCAGCGCTTGGCGCGATCGTGGGCGGCGTGTTCGTCGCGGGCACGCTCGTGTGGGTCGTCGGCATGCTGCCGGGGATGCGTTCCCCGCTGGCAGCGCGTACGACCTCCGCTTCGACGGTGCAGTCGGTCACGATCTCGCCCTCGGCAATCGGCACAGGCACCGCCGAGGTGGTTGCAACCAAGGTCGTGCCATCGGTCGTCAACATCAAGCTGCGCCAGCAGGTCACGAACCCGTACACAGGCGCCGTCTCCACCCGCAGTGCCGGCAACGGGTCGGGCGTGATCATCCGTTCCGACGGTTACGTGCTCACCAACAACCACGTCATCGAGGGCGCGGATGATGTGCTCGTAACGGTTGGTCTCGAAGACAAGCCGGCGAAGGTCATCGGCATCGATCCTTCGACCGACCTCGCCGTGCTCAAGATCGAGGGCACCGACTACCCCGCGATTGAGATGGGCTCATCGAAAGACCTGCGCGTGGGGCAGTTCGTGATGGCGGTCGGCAGCCCCTTCGGGCTGGAAAAGACCGTGACCAGCGGCATCATCTCGGCACTTCAGCGTTCCGAGCAGGTCCAGGCCGGCTACAACGACCTGACCACCTACACCAATCTCATCCAGACCGACGCCGCGATCAACCCCGGCAACTCCGGCGGCGCGCTCGTCGACGAGCTCGGCCGGCTGGTGGGCGTCAACACGCTTATCCAGTCGCCATCGGGTGGTGTCGGCGCGGCGCAGTCCGCCGGTATCGGCTTCGCGATCCCGGCCGATTTCGCCGCAAGCATCGCCGAGCAGCTCATCTCGACCGGCAAGGCGAGTCATCCCTACATGGGCGTGACGACGCAGACCATCGACGAGCGGATCGCCGAGCAGTACCAGCTCCCGGTGAAGAACGGAGCGATCGTTGCGTTCGTGCAGCCCGATGGCCCCGCCGATAAGGCCGGCGTCGCGGCGGGGGATATCATCACGAGCATCGGCGACACACAGATTGGCAGCGTCGCCGACACCTTCGCGGCGATCCGTGCGCATAAGATCGGGGACACGGTCACCGTCGAAGCGATGCGAGACGAGACCGCACGCACGTTCCAGGTGACGCTTGGCTCCGACGCGGCCCCGCAGTGA
- the rlmH gene encoding 23S rRNA (pseudouridine(1915)-N(3))-methyltransferase RlmH translates to MKITLVAVGRLKERFWKDAADEYLKRLTPYASVNVVEIADRDSGRDASRALSEEGADILRAIPESAHVIALDVSGASISSEGFSAKLDKLALDGRSSVAFVIGGSVGLDAPVIARADERLSLGAMTLPHNLARIVLLEQIYRAFRISRNEPYHK, encoded by the coding sequence GTGAAGATCACACTCGTCGCCGTCGGGCGTCTCAAGGAGCGGTTCTGGAAGGATGCCGCCGATGAGTATCTCAAGCGGCTGACACCCTATGCGTCGGTCAACGTCGTCGAGATCGCGGACCGCGACTCCGGCCGTGACGCTTCGCGCGCGCTGTCCGAGGAGGGCGCCGATATCCTGCGTGCGATTCCCGAGAGCGCCCACGTGATCGCGCTGGATGTGAGCGGAGCGTCGATTTCGAGCGAGGGGTTCTCGGCGAAGCTCGACAAGCTCGCACTCGATGGCCGCAGTAGCGTGGCGTTCGTGATCGGAGGTTCTGTGGGACTCGATGCGCCCGTGATCGCTCGCGCTGATGAGCGGCTCTCGCTTGGCGCGATGACGCTGCCACACAACCTCGCGCGCATCGTGCTCCTCGAGCAGATCTACCGCGCATTCCGCATCAGCCGAAACGAGCCGTACCACAAGTAG
- a CDS encoding N-acetyltransferase, translating into MTPGVASGGTVLIRHATDADIEGLLAVERAAFAGDSEAKLVVDLLGDPSAAPIINLVAENNGEIVGHVMFTRARIDGSGAGVEATVLAPLAVAPAAQGTGVGGALARAGIAAATERGIELVFVLGHIDYYPRFGFAPALKLGLRAPYPIDPAVEAAWMVLETRPGLLGTVRGNVVCADAMMHPEMWRE; encoded by the coding sequence ATGACACCCGGCGTAGCGAGCGGAGGAACCGTGCTCATCAGACATGCGACAGACGCCGACATCGAAGGCCTGCTCGCAGTCGAGCGCGCTGCCTTCGCTGGCGACTCCGAGGCGAAGCTCGTCGTCGATCTGCTTGGCGACCCGAGCGCGGCACCGATCATCAACCTCGTCGCCGAAAACAACGGGGAAATCGTCGGACACGTGATGTTCACGCGAGCGCGGATCGACGGCTCGGGTGCGGGCGTCGAAGCGACGGTGCTCGCACCGCTTGCCGTCGCCCCGGCGGCGCAAGGCACCGGTGTGGGAGGTGCGTTGGCCCGGGCGGGCATCGCTGCGGCTACCGAGCGCGGAATCGAGCTCGTGTTCGTGCTCGGGCACATCGACTACTACCCACGATTCGGCTTCGCGCCGGCGCTCAAGCTCGGCCTGAGAGCCCCCTACCCCATCGACCCTGCGGTCGAAGCCGCATGGATGGTGCTCGAGACTCGTCCGGGTCTGCTCGGAACGGTACGGGGAAACGTCGTGTGCGCCGATGCGATGATGCATCCGGAGATGTGGCGCGAGTAG
- a CDS encoding arginine--tRNA ligase, which translates to MSDEHGSSARYAGCHRESTHLRRCASCRPVPRRGGALPACSRFGYPCWSNRTTAEKDLAAVKAAISTLVASAVQAAIAAGELPLAEAPEPALERPRDVANGDWATTVAMRCAKQAGMNPRQIAEIVVGHMAGHPDIDALEIAGPGFINIRLSPHALQRVLVEARTQATDFGRSDAGAGRKVQVEFVSANPVGPMHVGHGRWAALGDSMARVLEHAGWKAEREFYINDAGVQMDIFAKSVSARYLELCGDTVVFEDDWYQGAYIMEIAREIFEAEGPKWRESAPEQREAHFKEQAYVAVLEHLKHVLHGMGVDFDVWFSERTLHETGAGGDTAIVRAIGALRTAGYIYDHEGAVWFRSTDFGDDKDRVLVKADGDYTYFAADIAYHKNKFDRGFDRVINIWGADHHGYVVRMKAACSALGHDGQLDVVIGQLVNLYRNGEAVRMSKRTGEMVTFEELLEEVGADAARYWFLRRSTDQQVDFDIELARTQSADNPVFYVQYAHARICSILRKAAGDEIAERHATIAALAAEFVRGDADLSLLTEEAELSLMRKLSEFAEIVEGAARDLAPHRLTHYAEDLAAAFHQFYTLCRVMTDDAELTAARLYAIDALRNTLETVLGLLGVSAPERM; encoded by the coding sequence ATGTCTGATGAGCACGGTTCCTCCGCTCGCTACGCCGGGTGTCATAGGGAGTCTACCCACCTCAGGCGATGCGCGTCGTGTCGCCCTGTGCCGCGGCGTGGTGGCGCTTTGCCCGCGTGCTCGCGCTTCGGGTATCCTTGCTGGTCAAACCGCACCACAGCCGAGAAGGACCTTGCCGCCGTGAAAGCCGCCATCTCCACGCTCGTCGCTTCTGCAGTCCAAGCCGCTATCGCTGCCGGCGAACTTCCGCTCGCCGAGGCACCCGAGCCCGCACTCGAGCGCCCGCGCGACGTCGCCAACGGCGACTGGGCGACCACGGTCGCGATGCGCTGCGCCAAGCAGGCCGGGATGAACCCACGCCAGATCGCCGAGATCGTCGTCGGCCACATGGCAGGCCACCCGGACATCGATGCGCTCGAGATCGCGGGACCCGGCTTCATCAACATCCGACTCTCGCCTCACGCCCTGCAGCGCGTGCTCGTCGAAGCGCGCACGCAGGCGACCGACTTCGGGCGTAGCGACGCCGGCGCGGGCCGCAAGGTCCAGGTCGAGTTCGTCTCGGCGAACCCTGTAGGCCCGATGCACGTGGGTCACGGTCGATGGGCGGCGCTCGGCGACAGCATGGCGCGCGTACTGGAGCATGCGGGATGGAAGGCCGAGCGCGAGTTCTACATCAACGACGCTGGCGTGCAGATGGACATCTTCGCCAAGTCGGTGTCGGCACGCTACCTCGAACTGTGCGGCGATACTGTCGTCTTCGAAGACGACTGGTATCAGGGCGCCTACATCATGGAGATCGCTCGCGAGATCTTCGAGGCCGAGGGCCCGAAGTGGCGCGAGTCCGCCCCCGAGCAGCGCGAGGCGCACTTCAAGGAGCAGGCCTACGTCGCCGTCCTCGAGCACCTCAAACACGTGCTGCACGGCATGGGCGTCGACTTCGACGTGTGGTTCTCGGAGCGCACGCTGCACGAGACGGGCGCCGGCGGAGATACCGCGATCGTTCGCGCGATCGGCGCGCTGCGTACCGCCGGCTACATCTATGACCACGAGGGTGCCGTGTGGTTCCGTTCCACGGACTTCGGTGACGACAAGGACCGCGTGCTCGTGAAGGCGGATGGCGACTACACGTACTTCGCCGCAGACATCGCGTATCACAAGAACAAGTTCGACCGCGGCTTCGACCGTGTCATCAACATCTGGGGTGCGGATCACCACGGCTACGTCGTTCGGATGAAGGCGGCGTGCTCGGCGCTGGGACACGACGGCCAGCTCGACGTGGTCATCGGCCAGCTCGTGAACTTGTACCGCAACGGCGAGGCCGTCCGCATGAGCAAGCGCACCGGCGAGATGGTGACGTTTGAGGAGCTGCTCGAGGAGGTCGGGGCCGACGCTGCGCGCTACTGGTTCCTGCGCCGTTCCACCGACCAGCAGGTCGACTTCGATATCGAGCTTGCGCGCACCCAGTCCGCCGATAACCCGGTCTTCTACGTGCAGTACGCGCACGCGCGCATCTGCTCGATCCTGCGCAAGGCCGCCGGCGACGAGATCGCCGAGCGCCACGCGACCATCGCCGCGCTCGCGGCTGAGTTCGTGCGCGGAGACGCGGATCTGTCGCTGCTCACCGAGGAAGCGGAGCTCTCACTCATGCGCAAGCTCTCGGAGTTCGCAGAGATCGTCGAGGGCGCAGCGCGCGACCTGGCGCCGCATCGCCTCACGCACTATGCCGAGGACCTCGCAGCGGCGTTCCACCAGTTCTACACGCTGTGCCGCGTCATGACCGACGACGCCGAGCTCACAGCCGCGCGTCTGTACGCGATCGATGCACTGCGCAACACGCTTGAGACCGTGCTCGGGTTGCTCGGCGTGAGCGCCCCCGAGCGGATGTAG
- a CDS encoding type II toxin-antitoxin system VapC family toxin: protein MIGAAQCIVVDASIGVKWFLAEHEHNVEHALRLLELNGAGQIMLHAPSHMRLEIMNALVSRRAPTPEILTAAHDLEAFAVEWHDIDEALSFEAVALASSHSLTVYDAAYLALAHRLDAGLVTADRALAHAAADRLVQIVDFKPDA, encoded by the coding sequence GTGATCGGCGCGGCGCAGTGCATCGTCGTCGACGCATCCATCGGCGTGAAGTGGTTCCTCGCCGAGCACGAGCACAACGTCGAACATGCGCTCCGGCTGCTCGAGTTGAACGGGGCCGGACAGATCATGCTGCACGCTCCCTCGCACATGCGCCTCGAGATCATGAACGCCCTGGTCTCCCGTAGAGCGCCAACGCCTGAGATTCTCACTGCGGCGCACGACCTGGAAGCGTTCGCGGTGGAGTGGCACGACATTGACGAGGCCCTGTCATTCGAGGCCGTGGCTCTCGCAAGTAGCCATTCGCTCACCGTCTACGACGCAGCGTATCTGGCACTCGCCCATCGGCTCGACGCCGGACTGGTGACCGCAGACCGCGCCCTCGCGCACGCTGCAGCCGACCGGCTCGTGCAGATCGTCGACTTCAAGCCGGACGCCTAA
- a CDS encoding homoserine dehydrogenase, giving the protein MRTIRVGLIGLGTVGSGVIEILKRHRADFTRRAGVDIELARFADRETSRFAELGLDPAACTTDAFALIDDPSLDVVIELIGGTGVARDVVLTALGSGKSVVTANKALMASSGEEVMEAAEKNGVDIAFEASVGGGIPIIGPLKHSLTGNEITAVMGIVNGTTNYMLTRMAENDLDYATALAEAQAKGFAEADPTADVDGHDAAAKIAILASIAFNSRVVIGQVPVEGIRSLAPEDIAYAREMGYAIKLLAVARRMDDGIDVRVHPTMIRDSHPLASVNGVYNAIYVVGDAVGETMFFGEGAGSLPAASAVVGDLVEVARRIQAGCAPIVGCTCTEELPVRDMAHLSTEYYVRLNVADKSGVLAAVATVFGQHDVSIGSVIQKRAEGGVAQIVYVTHLAREADVRAALAEIEALDVVDSIASVIRVEDL; this is encoded by the coding sequence ATGCGCACCATTCGCGTCGGCCTCATCGGCCTTGGCACCGTCGGCTCGGGCGTCATCGAGATCCTCAAGCGTCACCGTGCGGACTTCACCCGCCGAGCAGGCGTCGATATCGAGCTCGCCCGTTTCGCTGATCGCGAGACGTCACGCTTCGCCGAGCTGGGTCTCGACCCGGCCGCCTGCACCACCGATGCGTTCGCGCTCATCGACGACCCGTCGCTCGACGTCGTCATCGAGCTGATCGGCGGTACCGGGGTCGCGCGCGACGTGGTTCTGACCGCGCTTGGCTCGGGCAAGAGCGTCGTGACCGCCAATAAGGCGCTCATGGCCAGCTCGGGCGAGGAGGTCATGGAGGCCGCCGAGAAGAACGGCGTCGACATCGCCTTCGAAGCGAGCGTTGGCGGCGGCATCCCCATCATCGGCCCGCTCAAGCACTCGCTCACCGGCAACGAGATCACCGCCGTCATGGGTATCGTGAACGGCACCACCAACTACATGCTCACCCGCATGGCCGAGAACGACCTCGACTACGCCACGGCGCTTGCCGAGGCGCAGGCCAAGGGCTTCGCCGAGGCCGATCCCACGGCCGACGTCGACGGTCACGACGCCGCGGCAAAGATCGCTATCCTCGCGTCCATCGCGTTCAACAGCCGGGTCGTCATCGGGCAGGTCCCCGTCGAGGGCATCCGGTCTCTTGCGCCCGAGGACATCGCGTACGCGCGGGAGATGGGCTACGCGATCAAGCTCCTCGCCGTCGCGCGCCGTATGGACGATGGCATCGACGTCCGTGTGCACCCCACCATGATCCGTGACTCCCATCCGCTCGCGAGCGTCAACGGCGTGTACAACGCCATCTACGTCGTGGGCGACGCGGTGGGGGAGACGATGTTCTTCGGCGAAGGCGCCGGCTCGCTACCTGCCGCGAGTGCCGTCGTCGGCGATCTCGTCGAGGTCGCACGCCGCATCCAGGCCGGATGCGCGCCCATCGTCGGCTGCACCTGCACCGAGGAGCTCCCCGTGCGCGACATGGCGCACCTGTCGACCGAGTACTACGTGCGTCTCAACGTTGCCGATAAGTCCGGCGTGCTCGCAGCCGTTGCGACCGTCTTCGGCCAGCACGACGTGTCGATCGGCTCAGTCATCCAGAAGCGTGCCGAGGGTGGCGTCGCGCAGATCGTCTACGTCACACACCTCGCGCGTGAGGCCGACGTTCGCGCGGCGCTCGCCGAGATCGAGGCGCTCGACGTCGTCGACTCAATCGCGTCGGTCATCCGCGTCGAGGACCTGTAG
- the thrB gene encoding homoserine kinase, with protein sequence MGAAVLVPATSANLGPGFDSFGLALDLHNRFEAELADEWSVQVEGEGAGHLRTDAGNRVASAMARAFEALGRPGLRAHIGCVNNIPLGNGLGSSSSAIVGGILLAEQLLGEDLGETARLELAASIEGHPDNVAAALRGGFTVCWNDAAGSVRTARFQPARGLATVVVVANGELSTKTARAMLPEAVPHADAAFNVAHAGLLAASIATGRPELLGAALADRLHEPYRASAVADLKQVHDILREAGAAGVALSGAGPTMIGLVAGDTDEAAHALAVEVAERAADGVRALGSRRAPAALRIDRAGARLL encoded by the coding sequence GTGGGCGCTGCTGTACTGGTTCCCGCGACCAGCGCCAACCTCGGTCCGGGCTTCGACAGCTTCGGACTCGCGCTCGATCTGCACAACCGCTTCGAGGCTGAGCTGGCCGACGAGTGGAGCGTGCAGGTCGAAGGCGAGGGGGCGGGCCACCTGCGCACCGACGCGGGCAACCGCGTCGCGAGCGCGATGGCGCGTGCGTTCGAGGCGCTCGGGCGGCCGGGCCTTCGCGCGCACATCGGATGCGTGAACAATATCCCTCTCGGCAACGGGCTCGGTTCGTCGTCCTCGGCGATCGTCGGCGGCATTCTGCTCGCCGAGCAACTGCTGGGCGAAGACCTCGGCGAGACGGCGCGGCTCGAACTCGCGGCATCGATCGAGGGCCATCCCGATAATGTCGCCGCTGCGCTACGGGGCGGATTCACCGTGTGCTGGAACGACGCAGCGGGCTCGGTCCGCACAGCGCGCTTCCAGCCGGCGCGCGGGTTGGCGACGGTGGTCGTGGTCGCGAACGGTGAGCTGTCCACCAAGACCGCGCGCGCGATGCTGCCCGAGGCTGTGCCGCACGCCGATGCGGCGTTCAATGTCGCGCACGCTGGCCTGCTCGCGGCTTCGATCGCGACCGGTCGGCCCGAGCTCCTCGGCGCTGCGCTAGCGGATCGCCTCCACGAGCCGTACCGCGCGTCGGCGGTTGCCGATCTGAAGCAGGTGCATGACATCCTGCGTGAAGCGGGCGCCGCCGGCGTCGCGCTCTCCGGGGCCGGCCCCACGATGATCGGCCTCGTGGCGGGCGACACCGACGAGGCGGCGCATGCGCTTGCCGTGGAAGTCGCTGAGCGCGCTGCCGATGGCGTTCGCGCACTCGGTTCGCGTCGCGCGCCCGCTGCACTGAGAATCGACCGGGCGGGAGCCCGACTGCTCTGA
- the sppA gene encoding signal peptide peptidase SppA: protein MSDPTAPQQPEYQQPPARPAYEQAAPQYAPAYAAPYMPQPQPERKRHGWIWALVVLAIVAMILGSCVWSIVYFGGTSDTKLTTGETVAVIPIDSVIAGGGAAGYITPEYFLEQIEKAEDDDNVKAIVLRVDSPGGTVAASEEIATYVKECPKPVVVSIGDVGASGAYMISSQAKRIFALPGSAVGSIGVITEIPNVSGLLDKVGVDFTVVTAGKNKDTGSPYRPLTKEEKALIQGSVNQVYEQFIDIVAEGRGLERSKVEVLATGWAWNGDEALKLGLVDEIGTYRDALDAAAKLGGIEGDYDTVTYGASEIEDLLNTLTGISEQLGPIGALGSAATQRQSPALAK from the coding sequence ATGTCCGACCCCACCGCACCGCAGCAGCCCGAATACCAGCAGCCCCCTGCACGGCCCGCATACGAGCAGGCCGCACCGCAGTACGCGCCCGCGTACGCGGCGCCGTACATGCCGCAGCCGCAGCCGGAGCGCAAGCGCCACGGCTGGATATGGGCGCTTGTCGTGCTGGCCATCGTGGCGATGATTCTCGGTAGCTGCGTATGGTCGATCGTGTATTTCGGGGGCACCTCGGACACAAAGCTCACCACGGGCGAAACCGTAGCCGTCATTCCGATCGACAGCGTGATCGCAGGTGGCGGGGCCGCAGGCTACATCACGCCGGAGTACTTCCTCGAGCAGATCGAGAAGGCCGAGGACGATGACAACGTCAAAGCGATCGTGCTGCGCGTCGATTCGCCCGGTGGCACCGTCGCCGCAAGCGAGGAGATCGCAACGTACGTGAAGGAATGTCCCAAGCCCGTCGTGGTCTCGATCGGAGACGTGGGAGCGTCGGGTGCCTACATGATCTCCTCGCAGGCCAAGCGAATCTTCGCGCTGCCGGGCTCGGCGGTAGGGAGCATCGGCGTCATCACGGAGATCCCCAACGTCTCGGGTCTGCTCGACAAGGTAGGCGTCGACTTCACGGTCGTTACCGCAGGCAAGAACAAGGACACCGGCAGCCCCTATCGGCCGCTGACGAAAGAAGAGAAGGCGCTCATCCAAGGTTCGGTCAACCAGGTCTACGAGCAGTTCATCGACATCGTCGCCGAGGGGCGCGGCCTGGAGCGCTCGAAGGTCGAAGTTCTCGCCACGGGATGGGCGTGGAACGGGGACGAGGCGCTCAAGCTCGGGCTGGTCGACGAGATCGGGACCTATCGCGACGCGCTCGATGCGGCAGCGAAGCTCGGTGGCATCGAAGGCGACTACGATACGGTCACGTACGGCGCGAGCGAGATCGAGGACCTGCTCAACACGCTAACCGGCATCTCCGAGCAGCTAGGCCCCATCGGTGCGCTCGGATCGGCCGCGACCCAACGCCAGAGTCCCGCACTTGCCAAGTAG
- the fsa gene encoding fructose-6-phosphate aldolase, producing MKFFLDTADIAEIEEAASWGVLAGVTTNPTLYARTGGKLADFHAHLKRICDICDGPVSGESVGLTRDEIVREGEELAAIAPNLIVKVPTMPEGLAATKTLSDRGIKVNMTLCFTVPQAILAARSGASYVSPFVGRFDDISEDGIAQLNDVVVALNNYDFGHDVEVIAASIRSANHVTQAALMGADIATVPFSVLKNLVKHPLTDRGLESFLADWEKVKNA from the coding sequence TTGAAGTTCTTTCTGGACACGGCGGACATCGCCGAGATCGAAGAGGCTGCTAGCTGGGGCGTGCTGGCAGGCGTTACCACCAACCCCACGCTCTACGCTCGTACCGGCGGCAAGCTCGCCGACTTCCACGCGCACCTCAAGCGCATCTGTGACATCTGCGATGGTCCGGTCAGCGGCGAGAGCGTCGGCCTGACCCGCGATGAGATCGTCCGAGAGGGCGAGGAGCTCGCTGCGATCGCTCCCAACCTCATCGTCAAGGTCCCCACGATGCCCGAGGGCCTCGCTGCGACCAAGACCCTTTCGGATCGCGGCATCAAGGTGAACATGACGCTGTGCTTCACCGTCCCGCAGGCGATTCTCGCCGCCCGCTCGGGCGCCAGCTACGTCTCGCCGTTCGTCGGCCGCTTCGATGACATCTCCGAGGATGGCATCGCCCAGCTCAACGACGTGGTCGTTGCGCTGAACAACTACGACTTCGGTCACGACGTCGAGGTCATCGCAGCCTCGATCCGCTCGGCAAACCACGTTACACAGGCGGCACTCATGGGCGCGGACATCGCGACTGTGCCGTTCTCGGTACTCAAGAACCTGGTGAAGCATCCGCTCACCGACCGCGGCCTGGAATCGTTCCTCGCCGACTGGGAGAAAGTGAAGAACGCATGA
- a CDS encoding transcription termination factor Rho, whose protein sequence is MSARPRKRGRRGGGQPGGGQEAPKPSIKREDLEALKVADLKTMATELGIDIKDLKKKDQLIDAVLEAKVKSEGFIEISGILDVLPEGYGFVRTSGYLPGDHDVYVSMSAVRRNELRRGDLIKGQVRPPKDNEKYPALQRLDAVNDLDPLTAKGRKKFADLTPVYPDERLRMEHGKEFMTARTIDMVAPIGKGQRGLIVSPPKAGKTTVLKDIAAAISANNPEVHLMCLLVDERPEEVTDMERSIHGEVVSSTFDMPSEQHIAVAELVMERAKRLVESGNDVVILLDSITRLARAYNLATPASGRILSGGVDSQALYPPKKFFGAARNIEFGGSLTILATALVDTGSKMDEVIFEEFKGTGNMELRLDRGLADRRIFPAIDVITSGTRKEELLLDPAEAPFVWGVRRILHGIDSAERAMDMLIKGLKQTTSNQEFLVRMAKQAQGKNGIEV, encoded by the coding sequence ATGAGTGCTCGTCCCCGTAAGCGCGGCCGCAGAGGCGGCGGACAGCCCGGTGGTGGCCAGGAGGCCCCCAAGCCGTCGATCAAGCGCGAAGACCTTGAGGCGCTGAAGGTAGCCGACCTCAAGACGATGGCCACTGAACTGGGCATCGACATCAAGGATCTCAAGAAGAAGGACCAGCTCATCGATGCGGTCCTTGAAGCGAAGGTCAAGTCCGAGGGCTTCATCGAGATCAGCGGCATCCTCGACGTGTTGCCCGAAGGGTATGGTTTCGTCCGCACCAGTGGCTACCTGCCCGGCGATCACGACGTCTATGTTTCGATGTCGGCCGTTCGTCGCAACGAGCTTCGCCGAGGCGACCTCATCAAGGGTCAGGTGCGCCCGCCCAAGGACAACGAGAAGTATCCGGCGCTGCAGCGCCTTGATGCGGTCAACGACCTTGACCCGCTCACTGCGAAGGGCCGCAAGAAGTTCGCCGACCTCACGCCGGTGTACCCGGATGAGCGACTCCGTATGGAGCACGGCAAGGAGTTCATGACGGCGCGAACCATCGACATGGTCGCTCCCATCGGCAAAGGTCAGCGCGGGCTCATCGTCTCGCCGCCGAAGGCCGGCAAGACGACCGTCCTGAAGGATATCGCCGCAGCAATCAGCGCCAACAATCCTGAAGTCCACCTCATGTGCCTGCTCGTCGACGAGCGGCCTGAGGAAGTAACGGACATGGAGCGTTCGATCCACGGCGAAGTCGTGAGCTCGACGTTCGACATGCCCTCCGAGCAGCACATCGCCGTCGCCGAGCTCGTGATGGAGCGCGCGAAGCGCCTCGTCGAGAGCGGCAACGACGTCGTCATTCTGCTCGACTCGATCACGCGTCTCGCGCGTGCGTACAACCTCGCCACCCCGGCGAGCGGCCGAATCCTGTCCGGTGGTGTCGACTCGCAGGCGCTCTACCCGCCCAAGAAGTTCTTCGGCGCGGCGCGCAACATCGAGTTCGGTGGCTCACTCACCATCCTCGCGACCGCGCTCGTCGATACCGGATCCAAGATGGACGAGGTCATCTTCGAGGAGTTCAAGGGCACCGGCAACATGGAGCTCCGCCTCGATCGCGGTCTTGCAGACCGCCGCATCTTCCCGGCCATCGACGTCATCACGTCGGGCACCCGCAAGGAAGAGCTGCTGCTCGATCCTGCCGAGGCGCCGTTCGTGTGGGGCGTCCGTCGCATCCTTCACGGCATCGACAGCGCCGAGCGGGCGATGGACATGCTCATCAAGGGCCTCAAGCAGACCACGAGCAATCAGGAGTTTCTGGTGCGGATGGCCAAGCAGGCACAGGGCAAGAACGGCATCGAGGTCTAA